The following are encoded in a window of Mycobacterium decipiens genomic DNA:
- the ndk gene encoding nucleoside-diphosphate kinase, protein MTERTLVLIKPDGVERQLIGEIISRIERKGLAIVALQLRSVGEELASRHYAEHEGKPFFGSLLEFITSGPVVAAIVEGTRAIAAVRQLAGGTDPVEKAAPGTIRGDFALETQFNLVHGSDSAESARREIALWFPGG, encoded by the coding sequence GTGACCGAACGGACCCTCGTACTGATCAAGCCGGATGGCGTCGAAAGGCAGCTGATCGGCGAGATCATCAGCCGCATCGAGCGCAAAGGCCTCGCCATTGTGGCGCTTCAGCTCAGGAGCGTTGGCGAGGAGCTGGCCAGCCGGCACTACGCCGAGCATGAAGGCAAGCCATTCTTCGGATCGTTGCTGGAGTTCATCACGTCGGGACCGGTGGTGGCGGCGATCGTGGAGGGAACCAGGGCAATCGCGGCGGTCCGGCAACTCGCCGGCGGCACCGATCCGGTGGAGAAGGCCGCGCCCGGCACAATTCGGGGCGACTTCGCCTTGGAGACGCAGTTCAACCTGGTCCACGGCTCCGATTCCGCTGAATCCGCGCGGCGTGAGATCGCGCTCTGGTTTCCCGGCGGTTAG
- a CDS encoding Rne/Rng family ribonuclease gives MVDGASSDPKEPSQRAELPDRLRVHSLARTLGTTSRRVLDALTELDGRVRSAHSSVDRVDAVRVRDLLAAQPETTAVSAVPAQAAGAPEEPESRLMLQAQDTRNALVERPHYMPLFVAPQPIPEPVEAVEDSGDGDDYSADDSDADDDEQPDRPANRRRRRGRRGRGRGRGEQGGSDSPGQAGGPDSEGPGDQQAEPRAQQGARNGIRADSAEADDADDRDSEDSEASDNGEEENGSPEAGNRRRRRKRRRKSGSGDDNDEGPAPDDPPNTVVHERAPRAGGKSGNSEDGGGSGPTEIKGIDGSTRLEAKRQRRRDGRDAGRRRPPVLSEAEFLARREAVERVMVVRDRVRTEPPHPGERYTQIAVLEDGIVVEHFVTSAASASLVGNIYLGIVQNVLPSMEAAFVDIGRGRNGVLYAGEVNWDAAGLGGADRKIEQALNPGDYVVVQVSKDPVGHKGARLTTQVSLAGRFLVYVPGASSTGISRKLPDTERQRLKEILREVVPSDAGVIIRTASEGVKEDDIRADVTRLRERWAQIEAKAQETKEKAAGAAVALYEEPDVLVKVIRDLFNEDFAGLVVSGDEAWNTINEYVNSVAPDLISKLTKYEPAVGPEGQSGPDVFAVHRIDEQLAKAMDRKVWLPSGGTLVIDRTEAMTVVDVNTGKFTGSGGNLEQTVTKNNLEAAEEIVRQLRLRDVGGIVVIDFIDMVLESNRDLVLRRLTESLARDRTRHQVSEVTSLGLVQLTRKRLGTGLIEAFSTSCSNCAGRGITLHADPVDSASATGRKSESGGRRGRRSKKGRSEEPSEKGIVAKVPAHAPGEHPMFKAMAAGLSTVAGRGDDESGESGAELSAELDEQTEDQAPTDLDDTTRADFGDTEDTDEDTEDTDEDTDEDEDELDDDEDLDDELDDEDLDDEDLDDDLDVDDSESDDEDSDEDVADVDLDDDGSAGEVDARVVTGLAAPRSRRRVAGRPAGPPIHVD, from the coding sequence GTGGTAGACGGTGCATCTTCAGATCCAAAAGAGCCGAGCCAGCGAGCGGAACTGCCGGACCGCCTAAGAGTCCATTCGCTGGCACGAACGCTGGGAACCACCAGCAGGCGGGTGCTGGATGCGCTGACCGAGCTCGACGGACGGGTCCGCAGCGCGCATTCCAGCGTGGACCGCGTCGATGCGGTCCGGGTGCGCGATCTGCTGGCCGCTCAGCCCGAGACCACCGCGGTGTCCGCGGTCCCGGCTCAGGCGGCCGGGGCGCCCGAGGAACCCGAATCCCGGCTGATGCTTCAGGCCCAGGACACTCGGAATGCCCTTGTGGAGCGGCCACACTATATGCCGTTGTTCGTCGCGCCCCAGCCGATTCCCGAGCCGGTAGAGGCCGTCGAGGACAGCGGCGATGGCGACGACTACTCCGCCGACGACTCCGACGCTGACGATGACGAGCAGCCCGACCGACCGGCGAACCGGCGGCGACGTCGTGGCCGTCGGGGTCGCGGTCGCGGACGTGGCGAACAGGGCGGATCCGACAGTCCGGGCCAGGCCGGCGGACCCGACAGCGAGGGCCCGGGCGACCAGCAAGCCGAACCGCGCGCCCAACAAGGGGCCCGAAACGGGATACGCGCGGACTCCGCCGAAGCCGACGACGCCGACGATCGCGACTCCGAAGATTCGGAAGCCAGCGACAACGGCGAGGAAGAGAATGGTTCGCCGGAGGCCGGCAATCGTCGCCGCCGCCGCAAGCGGCGGCGTAAGTCGGGTTCCGGTGACGACAACGACGAGGGGCCCGCACCCGACGATCCGCCCAATACCGTCGTCCACGAGCGCGCACCCCGCGCGGGCGGCAAGTCCGGCAACTCGGAGGATGGCGGCGGCTCTGGCCCCACTGAGATCAAGGGCATCGACGGCTCGACCCGGTTGGAAGCCAAGCGGCAACGCCGTCGCGACGGGCGCGATGCCGGACGGCGCCGCCCACCGGTGTTGAGCGAGGCCGAATTCCTGGCTCGCCGTGAGGCTGTCGAGCGGGTAATGGTGGTGCGCGACAGGGTCCGCACCGAACCACCCCACCCGGGCGAGCGGTACACCCAGATCGCGGTGCTCGAAGACGGCATTGTCGTGGAGCACTTCGTGACGTCTGCGGCCTCGGCTTCGCTGGTGGGCAACATCTACCTGGGCATCGTGCAGAACGTGCTGCCGTCGATGGAGGCGGCTTTCGTCGACATCGGCCGGGGCCGCAACGGAGTGCTCTACGCCGGTGAAGTCAATTGGGATGCAGCGGGATTGGGCGGAGCGGATCGCAAGATCGAGCAGGCCCTCAATCCCGGCGACTACGTCGTGGTGCAGGTCAGTAAGGACCCGGTCGGGCACAAGGGTGCGCGGCTGACTACGCAGGTGTCCCTGGCCGGTCGGTTCCTGGTTTACGTGCCGGGCGCGTCGTCGACCGGGATCAGCCGCAAGTTGCCCGACACCGAACGCCAGCGACTCAAAGAGATCCTGCGCGAGGTGGTGCCATCGGACGCGGGGGTCATCATCCGCACCGCGTCGGAGGGGGTAAAAGAGGATGACATCCGCGCCGATGTCACTCGGTTGCGGGAGCGCTGGGCGCAGATCGAGGCCAAGGCACAAGAGACCAAGGAGAAGGCTGCGGGCGCTGCGGTGGCTCTCTACGAAGAACCGGATGTGCTGGTCAAGGTTATCCGTGACCTGTTCAACGAGGACTTCGCCGGCCTGGTCGTCTCCGGCGACGAGGCTTGGAACACGATCAATGAGTACGTGAATTCTGTTGCCCCCGATCTGATTTCGAAGCTGACCAAGTACGAGCCCGCCGTGGGGCCGGAAGGGCAGTCGGGGCCGGACGTCTTCGCGGTGCACCGCATCGACGAGCAGCTGGCCAAAGCGATGGACCGCAAGGTGTGGTTGCCGTCGGGCGGGACGCTGGTGATCGACCGGACCGAGGCGATGACGGTCGTCGACGTCAACACCGGCAAGTTCACCGGGTCCGGGGGCAACCTCGAGCAGACGGTCACCAAGAACAACCTAGAGGCGGCCGAGGAGATCGTGCGCCAACTGCGGCTGCGTGACGTCGGCGGCATCGTGGTCATCGATTTCATCGACATGGTGCTGGAATCCAACCGCGACTTGGTGCTGCGCCGGCTGACCGAGTCACTGGCCCGGGACCGGACCCGCCACCAGGTCTCCGAGGTGACTTCGCTGGGCCTGGTTCAGTTGACCCGCAAGCGGTTGGGAACCGGGCTGATCGAAGCGTTCTCGACATCGTGTTCGAACTGCGCCGGCCGCGGGATCACGCTACACGCCGACCCGGTCGATTCGGCTTCGGCGACCGGGCGAAAGTCTGAGTCCGGTGGTCGGCGGGGCAGGCGATCGAAGAAAGGCCGGTCCGAAGAGCCCAGCGAGAAGGGCATCGTCGCCAAGGTCCCAGCTCACGCTCCCGGTGAGCATCCCATGTTCAAGGCGATGGCAGCGGGCTTGTCCACGGTGGCTGGCCGCGGTGACGACGAATCCGGCGAGTCCGGTGCCGAACTCTCCGCGGAGCTCGATGAGCAGACCGAAGATCAGGCGCCCACCGACCTCGACGACACCACCCGGGCGGACTTTGGGGACACCGAAGACACTGACGAAGACACCGAAGACACTGACGAAGACACCGACGAAGACGAGGACGAACTCGACGACGACGAGGACCTCGACGACGAGCTTGACGACGAGGACCTGGACGACGAGGACCTCGATGACGATCTCGACGTCGACGATTCCGAGTCCGATGACGAGGACTCCGACGAAGACGTCGCCGATGTGGACCTCGACGACGACGGTTCCGCTGGCGAAGTCGACGCCCGCGTTGTCACGGGGTTGGCCGCTCCTCGTTCGCGCCGGCGCGTTGCGGGTCGGCCGGCCGGCCCGCCCATCCACGTGGACTGA
- the rpmA gene encoding 50S ribosomal protein L27, translating into MAHKKGASSSRNGRDSAAQRLGVKRFGGQVVQAGEILVRQRGTKFHPGVNVGRGGDDTLFAKAAGAVEFGVKRGRKTVNIVGSTTD; encoded by the coding sequence ATGGCACACAAGAAGGGCGCATCCAGCTCGCGTAACGGTCGCGATTCCGCCGCTCAGCGGCTAGGGGTCAAGCGGTTCGGCGGCCAGGTCGTCCAGGCCGGCGAGATCCTGGTGCGCCAGCGCGGCACCAAGTTCCATCCCGGCGTCAACGTCGGGCGCGGCGGCGATGACACGCTGTTCGCCAAGGCGGCCGGGGCGGTGGAGTTCGGCGTCAAGCGTGGACGTAAGACGGTGAACATCGTCGGATCGACCACCGACTGA
- the obgE gene encoding GTPase ObgE, with protein sequence MPRFVDRVVIHTRAGSGGNGCASVHREKFKPLGGPDGGNGGRGGSIVFVVDPQVHTLLDFHFRPHLTAPSGKQGMGNNRDGAAGADLEVKVPDGTVVLDENGRLLADLVGAGTRFEAAAGGRGGLGNAALASRARKAPGFALLGEKGQSRDLTLELKTVADVGLVGFPSAGKSSLVSVISAAKPKIADYPFTTLVPNLGVVSAGEHAYTIADVPGLIPGASRGRGLGLDFLRHIERCAVLVHVVDCATAEPGRDPSSDIDALEAELAAYTPTLQGDATLGDLAERPRAVVLNKIDVPEARELAEFVRDDIARRGWPVFCVSSATRENLQPLVFGLWQMISEYHAALPKAVPRRPVIRPVPVDDSGFTVESDGQGGFVVTGARPERWIHQTNFDNDEAVGYLADRLARLGVEEELLRLGAQPGCAVTIGEMTFDWEPQTPAGDQVAMSGRGTDPRLDRNERVGAAERKAARRRRRERGDG encoded by the coding sequence ATGCCTCGGTTTGTTGATCGGGTCGTCATCCACACTCGAGCGGGTTCCGGAGGTAACGGCTGCGCTTCGGTCCATCGCGAGAAGTTCAAGCCACTCGGCGGCCCCGATGGCGGCAACGGCGGCCGGGGCGGCAGCATCGTCTTCGTCGTCGACCCGCAGGTGCATACCCTGCTCGACTTCCATTTCCGTCCGCACCTCACCGCGCCGTCGGGCAAGCAGGGGATGGGCAACAACCGGGACGGGGCCGCGGGCGCGGACCTGGAAGTCAAAGTTCCCGACGGCACCGTGGTCTTGGACGAGAACGGTCGGCTCTTGGCGGACCTGGTCGGCGCGGGCACCCGCTTTGAGGCCGCAGCCGGCGGTCGTGGCGGCTTGGGCAACGCCGCGCTAGCGTCACGTGCCCGCAAGGCCCCCGGCTTCGCGCTGCTCGGCGAAAAGGGACAGTCCCGCGACCTCACCCTGGAGCTCAAGACCGTCGCCGATGTCGGCCTGGTTGGGTTTCCGTCGGCCGGAAAATCCTCGTTGGTGTCGGTGATTTCGGCGGCCAAACCGAAAATCGCCGACTACCCGTTCACCACGCTGGTGCCAAACCTCGGGGTGGTCTCGGCGGGAGAGCACGCATACACCATCGCCGATGTGCCGGGCTTGATCCCGGGCGCATCCCGCGGCCGCGGCCTGGGGCTGGACTTCTTGCGGCACATCGAACGCTGCGCCGTGCTGGTACATGTGGTGGATTGCGCCACCGCCGAGCCGGGCCGCGACCCCAGCTCGGACATCGACGCACTGGAAGCCGAGCTCGCAGCCTACACGCCCACCCTGCAAGGGGACGCGACTCTGGGCGACCTCGCCGAACGGCCCCGGGCGGTGGTCCTCAATAAGATTGACGTGCCGGAGGCGCGCGAACTCGCCGAGTTCGTCCGTGACGACATCGCTCGGCGCGGCTGGCCGGTGTTTTGCGTCTCGAGCGCAACCCGGGAAAACCTGCAGCCCTTGGTCTTTGGGCTATGGCAGATGATTTCGGAATATCACGCTGCGCTGCCGAAAGCGGTGCCACGCCGGCCGGTGATTCGTCCGGTTCCGGTGGACGACAGCGGTTTTACCGTCGAATCCGACGGACAGGGTGGTTTCGTGGTGACTGGTGCCCGACCGGAGCGTTGGATTCACCAGACCAACTTCGACAACGACGAGGCCGTTGGCTATCTCGCCGACCGGCTGGCACGCCTCGGTGTCGAGGAGGAATTGCTGAGGCTGGGCGCGCAACCGGGGTGCGCGGTGACCATCGGCGAGATGACGTTCGACTGGGAGCCCCAAACGCCGGCGGGCGACCAGGTCGCGATGTCCGGTCGGGGCACGGACCCACGGCTGGACCGCAACGAGCGGGTCGGCGCGGCCGAGCGAAAGGCCGCTCGGCGTCGCCGTCGCGAACGCGGTGACGGCTGA
- the rplU gene encoding 50S ribosomal protein L21, which yields MATYAIVKTGGKQYKVAVGDVVKVEKLESEPGAKVSLPVALVVDGATVTTDAKALAKVSVTGEVLEHTKGPKIRIHKFKNKTGYHKRQGHRQRLTVLKVTGIA from the coding sequence ATGGCGACCTACGCAATCGTCAAGACCGGTGGCAAGCAGTACAAAGTCGCCGTCGGAGACGTGGTCAAGGTCGAAAAGCTGGAATCCGAGCCGGGAGCGAAGGTGTCCCTACCGGTCGCCCTGGTCGTTGACGGCGCGACCGTCACCACCGATGCGAAGGCACTGGCCAAGGTCTCGGTGACCGGTGAGGTACTCGAGCACACCAAGGGCCCCAAGATCCGCATCCACAAGTTCAAGAACAAGACCGGCTACCACAAGCGGCAGGGACACCGTCAGCGGTTGACGGTCCTGAAGGTCACCGGCATCGCGTGA
- a CDS encoding DUF4233 domain-containing protein encodes MTDQPQGPAADPWKSFSGVMAATLILEAIVVLLAIPVVGAVGGGLSPVSLGYLIGLAVLLILLTGLQRRPWAIWANLCVQAVLLAGFAVYPGVGFIGVLFAALWVLIAYLRGEVRRRQEHGLPPRPGSPE; translated from the coding sequence ATGACCGACCAGCCGCAGGGGCCCGCCGCTGATCCGTGGAAGAGCTTCAGTGGGGTGATGGCGGCGACGCTGATCCTGGAAGCGATCGTGGTGCTGCTGGCAATTCCGGTGGTGGGCGCGGTTGGCGGTGGGCTAAGTCCGGTCTCGTTGGGCTACTTGATCGGTCTGGCAGTGCTGTTGATACTGCTGACCGGTCTGCAGCGCAGACCCTGGGCGATCTGGGCAAACCTATGCGTACAGGCGGTGCTGCTCGCCGGCTTCGCCGTCTACCCCGGTGTGGGTTTCATCGGCGTGCTGTTCGCAGCGTTGTGGGTCCTGATCGCGTATTTGCGTGGCGAGGTTCGGCGGCGGCAGGAGCATGGGTTGCCGCCGCGCCCGGGCTCGCCGGAATGA
- a CDS encoding valine--tRNA ligase, translating to MTASPHPADDQLPKSWDPAAMESAIYQKWLAAGYFTADPTSSKPAYSIVLPPPNVTGSLHMGHALEHTMMDALTRRKRMQGYAVLWQPGTDHAGIATQSVVEKQLAADGKTKEEFGRELFAALVWDFKRESGGAIGGQMRRLGDGVDWSRDRFTMDEGLSRAVRTIFKRLFDAGLIYQAERLVNWSPVLQTAISDLEVNYLDIEGELVSFRYGSLDDSRPHIVVATTRVETMLGDTAIAVHPDDERYRHLVGTTLPHPFVDRELVIVADEHVDPEFGTGAVKVTPAHDPNDFEIGLRHQLPMPSILDAKGRIVDTATQFDGMDRFEARVAVREALADQGRVVAEKRPYLHSVGHSERSGEPIEPRLSLQWWVRVESLAKAAGDAVRNGDTVIHPASMESRWFSWVDDMHDWCISRQLWWGHRIPIWYGPNGERVCVGPDETPPEGWEQDPDVLDTWFSSALWPFSTLGWPDITPELEKFYPTSVLVTGYDILFFWVARMMMFGTFVGGDDAITLDGRRGPQVPFTDVFLHGLIRDESGRKMSKSKGNVIDPLDWVEMFGADALRFTLARGASPGGDLAVGEDAVRASRNFGTKLFNATRYALLNGAALAPLPAPEALTDADRWILGRLEEVRAEVDSAFDEYEFSRACEALYHFAWDEFCDWYLELAKTQLADGLTHTTAVLAAGLDTLLRLLHPVIPFITEALWVALTGSTTGPESLVIADWPEPSGISVDPVAVQRINDMQKLVTEVRRFRSDQGLADRQRVPARLDGVEDSDLSGQVAAVTSLAWLTAPGSDFRPSVSLEVRLGPDMNRTVVVELDTSGTIDVAAERRRLEKDLVSVQKELASTAAKLANADFLAKAPDAVVGKIRDRQRVAREETDRITARLAALQ from the coding sequence GTGACCGCGAGCCCCCACCCTGCCGATGACCAGCTGCCCAAGTCGTGGGATCCGGCCGCGATGGAGAGCGCGATCTATCAGAAGTGGCTGGCGGCCGGCTACTTCACCGCGGACCCGACCAGCTCCAAGCCCGCCTATTCCATCGTGTTGCCGCCGCCGAACGTGACCGGCAGCCTGCACATGGGCCACGCGCTGGAACACACCATGATGGACGCCTTGACCCGCCGCAAGCGGATGCAGGGCTATGCGGTGCTGTGGCAGCCGGGCACCGACCACGCCGGCATCGCCACCCAGAGCGTGGTCGAGAAGCAGCTTGCGGCCGACGGCAAGACCAAAGAGGAATTCGGCCGGGAGCTGTTCGCGGCCTTGGTCTGGGACTTCAAGCGTGAGTCTGGTGGTGCTATCGGCGGCCAGATGCGCCGGCTCGGTGACGGGGTGGACTGGAGCCGCGACCGGTTCACCATGGACGAGGGCCTGTCCCGGGCGGTGCGCACGATCTTCAAGAGGCTCTTCGATGCCGGGCTGATCTATCAGGCCGAGCGGCTGGTCAACTGGTCGCCGGTGCTGCAGACCGCGATCTCTGACCTCGAGGTCAACTACCTCGACATCGAAGGCGAGCTGGTGTCGTTCAGATACGGGTCGCTCGACGACTCGCGACCCCACATCGTGGTCGCCACCACCCGGGTCGAGACGATGCTCGGAGATACCGCGATCGCGGTCCATCCCGATGACGAGCGCTACCGCCACCTGGTCGGCACCACCTTGCCGCACCCCTTTGTGGACCGGGAGCTGGTCATCGTCGCAGACGAGCACGTGGATCCCGAATTCGGCACCGGTGCAGTCAAAGTCACGCCGGCTCATGACCCGAATGACTTCGAGATCGGGTTGCGGCACCAGTTGCCGATGCCCTCGATCCTGGATGCCAAAGGCAGGATCGTGGATACCGCAACACAATTCGACGGTATGGACCGCTTCGAGGCCCGGGTCGCGGTCCGTGAGGCACTAGCTGACCAGGGCCGCGTCGTCGCGGAGAAACGTCCCTACCTGCATAGCGTCGGACACTCCGAACGTAGCGGGGAGCCGATCGAGCCACGGCTGTCCCTGCAGTGGTGGGTCCGGGTGGAATCGCTGGCCAAGGCCGCTGGAGATGCGGTGCGTAACGGGGACACTGTCATTCACCCGGCCAGCATGGAATCGCGCTGGTTCTCCTGGGTCGACGACATGCATGACTGGTGTATATCGCGGCAGCTGTGGTGGGGGCATCGCATCCCGATCTGGTACGGGCCCAACGGTGAACGGGTGTGCGTCGGCCCGGACGAAACACCCCCGGAGGGCTGGGAACAGGATCCCGACGTGCTGGACACCTGGTTCTCGTCCGCGCTATGGCCGTTCTCCACGTTGGGCTGGCCGGACATTACGCCGGAGCTGGAAAAATTCTATCCGACAAGCGTTCTGGTTACCGGCTACGACATCTTGTTCTTCTGGGTGGCCAGAATGATGATGTTCGGCACCTTCGTCGGCGGCGACGACGCCATCACGCTTGATGGCCGGCGGGGCCCGCAGGTGCCGTTCACCGACGTGTTTCTGCACGGGCTGATCCGCGACGAGTCCGGCCGCAAGATGAGCAAGTCCAAGGGCAACGTCATCGACCCACTGGACTGGGTGGAAATGTTCGGGGCGGACGCGTTGCGGTTCACCCTGGCCCGCGGTGCCAGTCCCGGCGGTGACTTGGCCGTCGGCGAGGATGCCGTTCGGGCGTCGCGGAATTTCGGTACCAAGTTGTTCAATGCCACTCGGTACGCGCTGCTCAACGGTGCTGCACTGGCCCCCTTGCCCGCGCCAGAGGCGCTGACCGACGCCGACCGCTGGATCCTGGGACGGTTGGAAGAGGTTCGGGCCGAAGTTGATTCGGCCTTTGACGAATACGAGTTCAGCCGGGCCTGTGAGGCCCTCTATCACTTCGCCTGGGACGAATTCTGCGACTGGTACCTCGAACTGGCCAAAACGCAGCTCGCGGACGGACTCACACACACCACCGCCGTGCTCGCTGCCGGACTGGATACTCTACTGCGCTTGCTGCACCCGGTGATTCCGTTCATCACCGAGGCGCTGTGGGTGGCGCTGACCGGCTCCACAACCGGTCCCGAATCGTTGGTCATCGCAGACTGGCCCGAGCCTTCCGGGATTAGCGTGGATCCGGTTGCCGTGCAACGAATCAACGACATGCAGAAGTTGGTGACCGAGGTACGGCGGTTCCGCAGCGATCAGGGTCTGGCCGACCGGCAGAGGGTGCCGGCCCGATTGGACGGCGTCGAGGACTCGGATCTGAGTGGCCAGGTGGCCGCCGTGACATCGCTGGCCTGGCTCACCGCCCCGGGCTCGGATTTCCGGCCGTCGGTTTCGTTGGAGGTTCGGCTCGGCCCGGACATGAACCGCACGGTCGTCGTCGAACTCGACACCTCGGGCACCATCGATGTGGCCGCCGAGCGCCGCCGCCTGGAAAAGGACTTGGTCAGCGTGCAAAAGGAGCTGGCGTCGACCGCGGCCAAGTTGGCCAACGCGGACTTTCTGGCCAAGGCGCCCGACGCCGTGGTCGGCAAGATCCGGGACCGCCAGCGCGTCGCGCGGGAGGAAACTGACCGGATCACGGCCCGGCTGGCTGCGTTGCAATGA
- the folC gene encoding bifunctional tetrahydrofolate synthase/dihydrofolate synthase, which translates to MTFEPPDVAPTPDEIASLLQVEHLLDQRWPETRIEPSLTRISALMDVLGSPQLSYPSIHITGTNGKTSVARMIDALVTALHRRTGRTTSPHLQSAVERISIDGKPISPAQYVATYRELEPFVQMIDAQSQAAGGPAMSKFEVLTAMAFAAFADAPVDVAVVEVGMGGRWDATNVINAPVAVITPISIDHIDYLGADIARIAGEKAGIITRAPDGSPDTVAVIGRQVPQTMEVLLAESVRADASVAREDSEFAVLGQQIAVGGQVLQLQGLGGVYSDIFLPLHGEHQAHNAVVALAAVEAFFGAGAQRQLDVAAVRAGFAAVTSPGRLERMRSAPTVFIDAAHNPAGASALAQTLANEFEFRFLVGVLSVLGDKDVDGILAALEPVFDSVVVTHNGSPRALDVETLASAARQRFGPDRVITAGTLSDAVDAATALVDAAAAGGEVAGQAFSGTGIVITGSVVTAGAARTLFGRDPE; encoded by the coding sequence ATGACATTCGAGCCCCCCGACGTCGCACCCACTCCGGACGAGATCGCGTCGCTGTTGCAGGTCGAGCATCTGCTCGACCAGCGTTGGCCGGAGACCCGCATCGAGCCGAGCCTGACCCGGATCAGCGCGTTGATGGACGTGTTGGGCTCACCGCAACTGAGTTATCCGTCGATCCATATCACGGGCACCAACGGCAAGACATCGGTAGCGCGGATGATCGACGCGCTGGTGACCGCGCTGCACCGGCGTACCGGCCGAACCACCAGCCCACACCTGCAGTCGGCGGTGGAACGCATTTCGATCGACGGGAAGCCGATCAGCCCGGCGCAGTACGTGGCGACGTACCGGGAGCTCGAGCCGTTCGTGCAGATGATCGATGCGCAGTCACAGGCCGCCGGTGGACCGGCGATGAGCAAGTTCGAGGTGCTCACCGCGATGGCATTCGCGGCGTTCGCGGATGCGCCCGTCGACGTCGCAGTGGTTGAGGTGGGCATGGGCGGACGTTGGGACGCCACCAACGTGATCAACGCCCCGGTGGCCGTCATCACTCCGATCAGCATCGACCACATCGACTACCTCGGTGCCGATATAGCGCGGATTGCCGGGGAAAAGGCGGGCATCATCACTCGGGCCCCGGACGGTTCGCCTGACACCGTCGCGGTCATCGGGCGTCAGGTACCACAGACCATGGAGGTGCTGCTGGCCGAATCGGTACGAGCCGACGCCTCGGTTGCCCGAGAGGATTCCGAGTTCGCGGTGTTGGGGCAGCAGATCGCCGTCGGCGGTCAGGTGCTGCAGCTGCAGGGTCTCGGCGGGGTGTATTCCGACATCTTCTTGCCACTGCACGGCGAACACCAGGCGCACAACGCGGTGGTCGCACTTGCCGCCGTCGAGGCCTTTTTCGGCGCCGGTGCGCAGCGTCAGCTCGACGTAGCGGCGGTCCGGGCCGGTTTTGCGGCCGTCACCAGCCCCGGCCGGCTAGAGCGCATGCGCAGCGCACCCACGGTGTTCATCGACGCCGCGCACAACCCGGCCGGGGCGAGCGCGCTGGCGCAGACGCTGGCCAACGAGTTCGAGTTCCGATTCCTGGTCGGGGTGCTCAGCGTGCTGGGCGACAAGGACGTGGACGGCATTCTCGCGGCACTGGAGCCGGTGTTCGATTCGGTGGTCGTGACCCACAACGGGTCGCCGCGGGCGCTGGACGTCGAAACGCTGGCATCGGCAGCTCGGCAGCGATTCGGACCCGACCGAGTAATCACTGCCGGGACCCTAAGCGACGCCGTCGACGCCGCTACCGCCCTGGTTGACGCCGCGGCCGCCGGCGGGGAGGTGGCAGGGCAGGCGTTCTCCGGTACCGGGATCGTCATCACCGGCTCGGTCGTCACCGCCGGGGCGGCTCGGACCTTGTTCGGTCGTGATCCGGAATGA